GCGATGAACAGGATGGCCGAGAGGCCGTGGAAGGCCATTCCCCAGAACCATCCGCCACCGTCATAGCCCATCATCGCACCGGGCTGATGCCAGTTCTGCCACATGATATCCTCCCTTCAATCGACCTGGCGCAGGGCGCCGGTACGGCGGTCGATTGCCAGGCGCTGGACCAGCGAGCCCTCCTGGGTGACGATGTCGGCCAGGATCTCGCAGCTACAAAGCTGTGGATGTGATGAATGTCGATTCAGCTCATTGCACACAATCAACTGCGACACCTTGGAACTCGACAAGTCTCCGGCGGTGATCTATGAACTCATCATGACTAGGTTCGTAACGATTTTCGTTTTCGCCGCGCTCACCGCATTCGCGGTCGGGTCGGTTACGAGCGTGACGAGCGCGACTACGATGTCTCTCAAGATGGCGCTCGCCGATGCCGGCGCCATGGATATGTCCGACTGTCAGGGCTGCGGCTCCGACAGCGGTGACAACAATGGCGGGATTGACTGCGACATGGTCTGCGTCGCTCCGATTCTGGCCAATCTTAATCTGGAAGTCAGTGTGCCTGCGGTGATCGGTATGTCCCCGTCGGCAAGCGCCTTTTATGACCTTGTCGGCCGGACAGGTCCGCCCGAACCCTACCCTCCCCGTACTCTCATCTGATCGGACGCCGGTCGGGGTGTGCTCCGGCCGCTTCGCCCTGTTGCACTTCCCGTGCAATCGCGCGTAGTCGCTGCTCAATTCATGCGCTGACTGTGTCTGCGCATCTGAAGCAAAGCGGAAATCAGATGAGAGCAAAACGATGTCATCAATCATCAAATCGGCGCTGTCGCGTCGGACCCTGCTGAAAACATACGCGGCTGGCGCAGCCAGCCTCGGAATGCCCGCGTTCCTCTCGTCACCTGCACAGGCGGCGGGTGTCCGAGAGTTTTCATTGAAGGCCGCGCCAGGGCTGGTGCGACTCGTACCGGAGCCGCACGGCGAGACGCCAGCCTGGTGCTATAACGGAACCGTCCCTGGGCAACAAATCCGCGTGCGACAGGGCGAACGCCTCCGTATCGCTGTCGAGAATGGCCTCGCCGAAGAGACCACCGTCCACTGGCATGGGCTCAGGGTGCCGAACGCCATGGATGGCGTCCCGCATCTCAACCAGCCGCCGATCGCGCCGGGCGGGAGCTTCGTCTACGAGTTCGACGCGGTCGACGCCGGTACCTTCTGGTACCACCCGCATCAACGCAGTTTCGAGCAGGTCGGGCGAGGGCTCTACGGGCCGCTGATTGTCGAAGAGCCCGAACCGCCAAGAATCGACCGGGAGCTTGTCTGGGTACTCGACGACTGGCGGCTCACAAAGTCTGCTGAGATCAGCGACGATTTCGGCAACGGCCATGACATGAGTCATAATGGCCGGGTCGGCAACACCGTGACCATCAACGGCCGCGTGCCGGACGTGCTTCCGGTGCGCAACGGCGAGCGTATCCGGTTAAGGCTTATCAATGCCGCAAACGCGCGCATTTTTGGCCTCGACTTCCAGGGCCACATACCGACAGTCATCGCGCTCGACGGCCAGCCGATAACGCCGCATGCGCCCGCCGGCGGTCTCGTCGTGCTCGGGCCTGCCATGCGGGCCGACATCATGCTCGACATGACCGGCAGGCCGGGCAGCCGCGTCTCGGTTATCGAACGGTTCTACCGGAATCTCGAATACCGACTGGTCGACCTCGCCTACGATGAGACGCCGCTTAGGGACACCACGCCCGACTGGCCCGTTTCCCTGCCCGCCAATCCTTTGCCCGAACCCGATCTCGCCGGAGCGCATCGCCATGAGGTGATCTTCAACGGCGGTATGATGGGCGGAATGGTAATGGCAGAGATGGGCGGCAGCATGGGCGAAGGCAGCCGGGCTGGCATGGGCGGCGGCATGATGGGGATGATGCACAGGCAGGGCATCTGGTTCGTGAATGGCAAGGCCGCTGAAGGCCATGTCCTCGACCCGATGCTGACCCTCGAACGCGATGGCAGCCATGTGATCGCCATGACCAATGCGACGGCCTGGCACCACCCGATCCACCTGCACGGCCATTCCTTCCGCGTGATCTCGCGCAACGGCGAACCGACACGTCACCGCGAATGGCAGGACACGGTGCTGATCGCACCGAGGGAAAGGGTCGAGATCGCCTTCGTCGCCGACAATCCCGGCGATTGGATGTTCCACTGCCACATCCTCGAACACCAGGCGGGCGGGATGATGGGTGTCATCCGCGTTGCCTGATCCACGGAATCAAGGAGAGCCACCATGCGTAACCCCATTGCCGCCGCCTTCGCGACCGTTGTGCTGGGTGTGGGTGTTTATTTCACGAACATATCTTTTGCGATCGCCGAGGAGGTGACCCTCTACAAGAACCCGCAATGCGACTGCTGCGAAGCCTACGCCGACTATCTGCGCGACAACGGCTTCACCGTCACCGTCAAGCCGACCCACGAGCTCGTCACCATGAGCCGCGAAGCCGGCATTCCGGACGACTTCCAGGGCTGCCACCTCGCCTTGATCGACGGCTATGTGGTGAGTGGCCATGTGCCCGTCACGATGGTCAACCGGCTGTTGAGCGATCGGCCCAACATCAAAGGTGTAACCCTGCCCGGCATGCCGATGGGCTCGCCCGGCATGAGTGGTACCAAGACCGAGGCCTTCACGATCTACACCGTGGGCGAAGACAAGCCTTCCATCTACGCGGTCGAATAAGGAGAGCTTCCAATGAATAACGCACCGACCGGCATGGGTATGGGCATGATGGAAGGCATGGGCGGCATGATGATGTGGGGCATGGGCCTCATATGGCTGCTCGTGATCGTCCTACTCATCCTCGGAATCGCGGCGCTGGTAAAAAATCTTTTCGGAGGTAGCCGTCGATGAAGCGCGCCGGTCTCGGCGCCGCGATACTGCTCGGCGGATGCGTCGTGGCCGGGCTGCTCTGGGTCGGACTTGGCCAGAGCGGCTCGGTCGTGCGGACTGCCGAACAGCTCGAACGCGGAGCGGATATCTACGCCACCAACTGCGCCTCCTGCCATGGCGCGAAGCTCGAAGGCCAGCCGGACTGGAAGCGTCGCCTGCCGTCCGGTCGCTTACCCGCACCGCCTCATGACGCGTCCGGGCACACCTGGCATCACCCCGATGACGTGCTGTTCCGCATCACCAAAGAAGGGCCTGCCGTCGTCGTCGGTGGCAGCTACGAGAGCGACATGCCTGGCTTCAACGAGGTGCTCTCCGACGACGACATCCGTGCGGTCCTGGACTTCATCAAGAGCACCTGGCCCGAGCGCGAGCGGCAGCACCAGGCCACGATGAGCCGCGAAAAGGAGGCAAGCTGATGAATTCCTTGCCCGCGTTCGGGTTCGTGCTGGGGCTGGTATTCTCGACCGCCGCGATGGCGGAAGGGCCGAATGCCGTCCCGCAGCACGACACGCCGGTGCCGCTCCCCGCGATCTCGTTTGCAGACGAACACGGCACCCCCCTCACGCTCGACCGCTGGCGCGGCAAGGTCGTCCTTCTTAACGTCTGGGCCACCTGGTGCGCCCCCTGCCGTCATGAAATGCCGACACTGGACCGGCTTCAGGCAACGCTCGGCAGCGAGCGCTTCCAGGTCGTGACGCTGTCGATAGACCGTGCTGGCGCCGGTGTCGTCCGCCGGTTCTTCGATGAGATCCGCATCCGGCATCTAGGCATCTTCATCGACGAGACAATGAAGGTATCGCGTGACCTCAAAATATTCGGCCTCCCGGCGACACTGCTCATCGGGCCGGACGGTCGGGAACTCGGCCGGCTGATCGGACCGGCCGTATGGGACACGGCGGAGATGGTCGCCTACTTCGAGAGCGTCATTGCCGAACATACAGGAAAGGAACCAAGACAATGATTGGTGAACAGAAAGCCATGGAAGATTCCCGTCCGATACCGTCATCGGCAAGGCCGCCCTGGATGACGCCTCGCCGGATCGTCTTGGTTGCAGGCACCGGAGTCCTGGGCGCCGGGCTTGCCCTCAACTGGGGCTGGCTGACGGCTGTGGGCGTCGCGCCGATCCTGCTCAGCCTCGCCCCCTGCGCCGCCATGTGCGCGCTAGGCCTCTGCATGCGCGGCGGCGGAACAAAGTCATGCTCAACCCACGGCAAGGCAGGCGTCGGGCCTCAGTCACACAGCCGCCGGGAATGACAGCGCAGACAGCCAGCGCCGAACGGGCGGATATTTCAGGGAGACGACATGCATTTTGCACGACTGACCGCATTGCTGATTGCCATGCTTGCCTATGCTATGCCGGCTGCGGCGCATCATCCCGGCGCCGACCTCGACAAGGTCATGGGCAGCAAGGAACAGTTCTTTCAGGCCATTGACAGCCCGGTGCCGCCGTTCGAACTGGCCGATGCTGATGGGAAAGTGGTTCGCTTGTCAGACTTCACCGACAGGATCGTTGTGCTCAACTTCATCTTCGCAGGCTGCGCCGATGTCTGCCCGCTGCACTCCGCCCTGATCGCGGACGTTCAGTCGAAGATCAACGTCACGCCGATGAAGGACATGGTCCAGTTCATCACGGTGACGACCGATCCCGAGGTAGATACGCCCGATGTCATGAGGAGCTATGGCGAGGCGCATGGCCTCGCCCCGAACAACTGGATGTTTCTCACCCGACGCCCAGGCGATACCGAGGACGCGACGCGAACCCTCTCGGAGACCTATAACGTCAAGTTCGAGCCGCTTGATGACGGCCAGCAGATGCATGGCGTCGTCACGCATGTGATCGACCGTGACGGGCGGTTCGCCGCCAAGTTCCATGGCCTGCGCTTCGAGCCCCTGAACCTGGTGCTTTACATCAACGGCCTGACCAACGCCCCCTCTCGCCCGTCGAGGCCGGCGGAGACGGGCTGGTGGGACAGCGTCAAGGAGCTATTCCGATGACGGCAGCGCATTCAAGCGAAGAGCCTGTTCGCGCCGCAGGTCCCGTCGAATGGCTTTCGGCGCTGCGGCGATACATCATCTTTGTCGCCGCCGCGAACCTCGTCTGGGAGTTCGCTCACATGCCGCTCTATACGCTGTGGGAAACAGGGTCGGCGAGTGAGATCGTGTTCGCCGCCGTGCATTGCACGGGCGGCGACATCTTGATCGCGCTGAGCGCGGTCATGCTGGCACTGTTTTCCGTCGGCACTCCGGCCTGGCCAACCGTACGAACAGGCCGGGTCGTCGTGCTGACGGTGGCGCTCGGGCTTGGCTACACGGTGTTCAGCGAATGGCTCAATATCGAGGTGCGGCAGGCATGGGCCTATCGGGATTTGATGCCGGTTATCCCTGGCATCGATGCCGGGCTCAGTCCGATGCTGCAATGGATCATCATTCCCCTGGCGGCATTCTGGTTCGCGACCAAAAGACGTCCCGGACAGAGCCGAATGGCGGCTAGTACCAATGTTTGAGCTGTCGGGCATCGGTATTGCCGCCGCTTTCGTAGCCGGCACAATCTCTTTCGTTTCCCCCTGTGTCCTCCCGCTGGTGCCGGGTTATGTCTCTTACGTCGCAGGACAAACAGCCAGCGGAAACGACCGCGATGCCAACGGCCGCCGCCAAGCCATCGTCATGAGCCTGTATTTTGTGCTGGGTTTCTCGACCATCTTTATGATCCTGGGAGCAAGCGCGACGGCGCTCGGTCAGATGCTTCTGAGCTATCGCTACGAACTGAACCTCGTCGGTGGTGGTATCATCATCCTGTTCGGCCTGTTCATGATCGGTATGGTACGGATCGCCATGATGCAGCGCGAGGCCCGCTTTCATTTGTCCATCACCGCAGGCCAGCCGCTATCAGCCTATGTCATAGGGCTCGCCTTTGGCTTCGGCTGGACGCCCTGTATCGGGCCAATCCTTGGCGCCATTCTCACGGCGAGCGCGGCCACGGCAACGGTTGGTGAGGGGGTTGTGCTGCTTGCCATTTACTCGGCCGGGCTTGGTGTGCCGTTCGTGCTCGCTGCCGCCTTCACCGACCGTCTGATCTGGCGCCTGCGGGCGATCGGACGCATTGGACGCCGGCTGCATCAGATCGCCGGGCTGCTCATGGTGGCAATGGGCGTCGCCATGGTTACTGGGCAGCTTTCGGCGCTGTCCTACTGGCTGCTGGATGCTTTTCCGATACTGGCGACGGTCGGGTGACTCCAAGGGCTTGTGCCGGAACCCACAACAGCCCGCGTTCCACGTCCCGGTAGGCGGCTCCGAAGGCTTTGCCCCCCACAAGCTTTGAAGCGCTAATGTTCCTCCCTGTAAGCCGATGGAGACAATACACTAAGGACTCATGCTGGCTCTCGGACGAATTCGCGCGGACACGGGAATATCCCTGCATGATCGTTAGCGATAATGGCAATGAGCTGACCGCCAACGCCATGCTCCGATGGCAGCAGGATCGCACCGTCGCATGGACTATATTGCACCGAGTAAGCCAAAGCAGAACGGCTCCGTCGAAAGCTCCAATGGCCGGCTGCGCGACGAGTGCCTCAACGAGCATCTGTTCGTCAGCTATCGGCACGCACGCGCGATCATCGAAGACAGGCGGGTCGACTATAACCTCAACCGACCCCATACGAGCCTCCAAGGGCTCACACCCCACGAATTTGCAACCCGGTCCCGAGAGGATCACAACATGAGCGGAGCTAACTTATAAACGCGGACATAACGGGGAGAAGGTCAGCGCCGTTACTCTAACTTCTGGATCGTCTGAACCTTACCGCTCAACGTTTCAAAATCGGTCGCCTGGGGCTGCATGACTTTCCGCCGCGCACTGTGAGTGATCGCTTAACACCTCAATGATCCGACACTCGGAAATACTGCCGCCTCGGCATTGGGCGATCATACGGGATAGTTCCTGTTTCAGTGCTTGAAGCTGTCTTAGACGCTGTTCGACTTGGTCGAGTTGTTCGACGGCGATAGCGTCAGCTGCTTCGCAGGGACGATCAGGTTGATCCGACAGGCTCAGCAGGTCACGGATCGCGGGCAAGGAGAAACCTAATTGCCGGGCATGTCGTATAAAAGCCAGGCGTTCAACGGTTCGGAGCGGGTAAAGCCGCTGTCGGCCAGCGCTTCTATGCGGTTCGGGAAGCAAGCCGATCTGCTCGTAATAGCGGATGGTTGGAACTTTCACCCCAGTCTCCAAGGCGACCTGGCCGATGGAATACATGTAAACACCCTCTTGTAACTCTAGTGACTAGAGATACTAACCTCCTCCTCGGATTACCTCAAGACAGCCCGCAACCAGAACCGGAGGGGAAGAATGCTCAAGCGGGTAAGCATCGTCGCGACCATCGCGGCCTTTGCGCTGTTGGTCGACCAGGCAACGAAATGGCTGGTGTTGACCAAGCTCGCTGGACAAGCGCGCGTTATTGAGATCACCAATTTCCTTAATATTGTCGTCGGCTTCAATACAGGGGTCAGCTTCGGCATGTTCGGCGGCATCTTCGAGGGGCGCCCATTGCTTCTCGTTCTTTTGACGCTCGGCATCACCCTAAGCATCCTCATTTGGGCGCTGAAAACCCACACGGCAGGTGAGCGCTCGGCGCTGGCGCTGATTGTCGGTGGTTCCCTCGGCAACGTCATTGACCGATGGCGCCAGGGCGCGGTGACTGACTTCATTGATTTCCATTGGGGCGATTGGCATTGGCCGACGTTCAACGGTGCTGACGTCTTCATCGTTGCGGGCGCATTGATGATGTTTGCCCAGGCATTGCGTTCCGAAAGGACTGAGGGACAATGACGACGCCCAAAGACAGACCAATAGGCAGTATCGGTTGGTCGTGTCTGTTCGGCGCATGGCTAATCGCGCTGGCGGCAACACTGGGCGCCGTTTACATCGGCGAGATTTTCGGTCTAACCCCTTGCCAGCTTTGCTGGTACCAGCGGATCGCTATGTTTCCCTTAGCATTGATTTTGGGTGTCGCCTGCCTGCGGAATGACGCTGGTGTTGGTTGTTATGCCTTGCCGCTTGCGCTCGCAGGCGGCGGCGTGGCGCTCTGGCACAGCCTGCTTTATGTCGGTTGGCCGCCGACCAGTATAGAGCCTTGCCAGGCGGGCGTTTCCTGCACTGGAGCGGGAATGACCTTTATGGAACTGCCCTTGCCCATGTTGTCGTTGGGAGCTTTTCTCGCCATCTCTGTGTTGCTCCTTGCTGGAAAGAGGAAAAGCCAATGATCACTCGCCGCACTTTGGTACTTGGCGTCGCCGCCGCTTCGCTGGGCGGCTTCGCCGCGGCCGCGCTGCTCGCGAGGCGGCAGCAGGAGCAGAAATCGACGCCTCTTTCTTTGCCGCCCGGCAGCTCTCTTGTCCGCGATTATTCGCCAGTGCTGGGTCGAAAGGATACACCAGTCACCGTTGTCGAATTTTTCGATCCAGCCTGCGAAGCGTGCCGGGCGTTCCACCCTATCGTTAAGCGCATACTCGGCACCTACCCACAGCAAGTTCGCGTCATATTGCGATATGCGACCTTCCACCAAGGTTCTGACGAAGTGGTGAGCATGCTAGAAGCCGCGCGCCTGCAGGATATGTTTGAAGCGGTGCTCGAAGCGGTGCTTGAAGCGCAGCCAGCCTGGGCGGCGCATGACCAACCTCGCCTGAATATCGCCTGGGATGCCGCCGCACGAGCCGGTCTGGATGTTGACCGTGCGCGGCGGGAGCGAATGCTGCCAGGGCTGGTTGCGCGGCTTAATCAGGATGCGGCCGACGTCGCAGCGCTTGGAATTAGGCAAACGCCCACTTTCTTCATCAATGGCAAGCCACTTCCTTCTTTCGGCTCGGAACAATTGTTAGAAGCAGTGGCCTCGGAGGTTCAGGCTCTTGGCTAGGTTGCGTATCTTTCTGTGGATCATGGTAGCGCTTGCCGGAATGGGTTTTATTGGGCTCTACGCCTGGAGGGGGGCTTTTCAAGAAGAGGCCAGCCAACCTGCATTGGATACCATTCGTGCAGACTACTCTCTAACCAGCCACACGGGCGAGACGGTAACGGAAGACCGTTATCTGGGGAAATGGCAACTCGTTTTCTTCGGTTTCACCCATTGTCCTGATATCTGCCCGACCACCCTGGCCGAGGTGGCAACGGTGATCGACGGGCTGGGCGATGTCGCGCGCAACGTTCAACCGCTCTTTATCTCCGTCGATCCGGAACGTGATTCTCCGTCGGCAATGGCCGAGTATGTCACGGCGTTCCATCCGGCGCTGGTTGGTCTTACCGGAGAACCGGGGGCCGTCGCCAAAGCGGCCCGGGCCTTTTCTGCCTATTACGAGATGCAGCCCGAGAGAGGGGCTCACGATGGCTACACCATGTCGCACAGCTCGGCCCTGTATCTATTGGACCCGAAAGGCAGGTTCGTCCGCCTGTTTGCCTATGGGACACCGGCGGCGGAAATCATTGAAGACCTAAAGGAAAGATTATGAAGATTGTAGCGAAAGGGCTGTTTATTGCCCTCGCCCTAATTGTTGGCCTCCTTTACGCCAGGCCCGGCACGGCGGAAACCGCGCAAGCCGGCGATATTACGGTGGAGACTCCATGGGCGCGCGCCTCTATCGGCACCTCTCGACCAGCAGCGGCTTATATGATGATACGTAACGAAGGAAGCGCAGCGGATCAGCTGATCGGTGTGGAATCGCCTCTCTCCGGCATGGCCGAAGTCCACAAGGTCGAGATGAAAGATGGTGTAGTTTCCATGTCATCCGTCAGTCCGCTGCCCATTGGACCAGGCGAAACCGTGACGCTGGCGCCAGGTGGGCTGCATGTCATGCTAATGAAGCTACGGCAGCCGCTTGAGAAGGGCGCCGACTTCCCGCTCACACTGACTTTCGAAAGGGCTGGAAAGCTAACGCTCGACGTACCTATCCATAGCGTCGGCGCAATGGCACCGGAGAAGTGAACAAGCGCAGGTTGCTGCTAGGCCTGGCCGGTCTTGCCGCGCTGCTGGCCGTGACCCTGTTCGCTGGCTGGTGGCAGGTCGATGGCCCTGGGGCCATTACACCCCGGCTTCCCAAGGCCGCCGGTCCGCCACCTCTCGCGCAGGCCGCAATGACGCTAACCGACCATGAGGGCCGGCGTATTAGTCCGGCAAACTGGGTGGGGCGTCCGACCCTTCTGTTCTTCGGCTTCACCTACTGTCCAGATGTTTGCCCTACCACACTTTCTGACATTACTGGCTGGCTCGAAGTCTTGGGTGAGGACGCACAGGATATGAATGTCGCCTTCGTCACTGTAGACCCTGAACGTGATACCGTGGAGACCATGTCTGAATACCTAGACATGTTCCACCCGTCCATTGTCGGCTATACGGGCACACCCGACGACATCAAGAAGACGGCCGATTTCTTTGGGGTCTTCTACGACAAGGTTAAGACCGAGGGAGGTTATACAATGAATCATACCGCCACGGTCCTCCTGTTCGATGCGGCGGGCAATTTCCAGTCGACTATCGATTATCACGAAGCACGTGAAATCGCCGTCCCAAAGATCAAGAAGGTTCTTTGAGCTGTGAATTCTATCCCGGTATCGGGGCAGATTGGCCGCCCCATCTTCCAGGCGATGACTTTTGTTGGATTGCTAGCCATGTGGGGGATGGGCTTTCCATCCTTGTCTTGGTCCCAACCCCATACCAAATCACCCGCCGCCGAAGCGGAGGAACGATCAATCATTGCCAAGCCGGGTGATACGCTGGGAACAATGTT
This window of the Oceanibaculum indicum P24 genome carries:
- a CDS encoding multicopper oxidase family protein, with the protein product MSSIIKSALSRRTLLKTYAAGAASLGMPAFLSSPAQAAGVREFSLKAAPGLVRLVPEPHGETPAWCYNGTVPGQQIRVRQGERLRIAVENGLAEETTVHWHGLRVPNAMDGVPHLNQPPIAPGGSFVYEFDAVDAGTFWYHPHQRSFEQVGRGLYGPLIVEEPEPPRIDRELVWVLDDWRLTKSAEISDDFGNGHDMSHNGRVGNTVTINGRVPDVLPVRNGERIRLRLINAANARIFGLDFQGHIPTVIALDGQPITPHAPAGGLVVLGPAMRADIMLDMTGRPGSRVSVIERFYRNLEYRLVDLAYDETPLRDTTPDWPVSLPANPLPEPDLAGAHRHEVIFNGGMMGGMVMAEMGGSMGEGSRAGMGGGMMGMMHRQGIWFVNGKAAEGHVLDPMLTLERDGSHVIAMTNATAWHHPIHLHGHSFRVISRNGEPTRHREWQDTVLIAPRERVEIAFVADNPGDWMFHCHILEHQAGGMMGVIRVA
- a CDS encoding DUF411 domain-containing protein is translated as MRNPIAAAFATVVLGVGVYFTNISFAIAEEVTLYKNPQCDCCEAYADYLRDNGFTVTVKPTHELVTMSREAGIPDDFQGCHLALIDGYVVSGHVPVTMVNRLLSDRPNIKGVTLPGMPMGSPGMSGTKTEAFTIYTVGEDKPSIYAVE
- a CDS encoding c-type cytochrome; this translates as MKRAGLGAAILLGGCVVAGLLWVGLGQSGSVVRTAEQLERGADIYATNCASCHGAKLEGQPDWKRRLPSGRLPAPPHDASGHTWHHPDDVLFRITKEGPAVVVGGSYESDMPGFNEVLSDDDIRAVLDFIKSTWPERERQHQATMSREKEAS
- a CDS encoding TlpA family protein disulfide reductase; translated protein: MNSLPAFGFVLGLVFSTAAMAEGPNAVPQHDTPVPLPAISFADEHGTPLTLDRWRGKVVLLNVWATWCAPCRHEMPTLDRLQATLGSERFQVVTLSIDRAGAGVVRRFFDEIRIRHLGIFIDETMKVSRDLKIFGLPATLLIGPDGRELGRLIGPAVWDTAEMVAYFESVIAEHTGKEPRQ
- a CDS encoding SCO family protein, with the translated sequence MHFARLTALLIAMLAYAMPAAAHHPGADLDKVMGSKEQFFQAIDSPVPPFELADADGKVVRLSDFTDRIVVLNFIFAGCADVCPLHSALIADVQSKINVTPMKDMVQFITVTTDPEVDTPDVMRSYGEAHGLAPNNWMFLTRRPGDTEDATRTLSETYNVKFEPLDDGQQMHGVVTHVIDRDGRFAAKFHGLRFEPLNLVLYINGLTNAPSRPSRPAETGWWDSVKELFR
- a CDS encoding cytochrome c biogenesis CcdA family protein — translated: MFELSGIGIAAAFVAGTISFVSPCVLPLVPGYVSYVAGQTASGNDRDANGRRQAIVMSLYFVLGFSTIFMILGASATALGQMLLSYRYELNLVGGGIIILFGLFMIGMVRIAMMQREARFHLSITAGQPLSAYVIGLAFGFGWTPCIGPILGAILTASAATATVGEGVVLLAIYSAGLGVPFVLAAAFTDRLIWRLRAIGRIGRRLHQIAGLLMVAMGVAMVTGQLSALSYWLLDAFPILATVG
- a CDS encoding MerR family transcriptional regulator produces the protein MYSIGQVALETGVKVPTIRYYEQIGLLPEPHRSAGRQRLYPLRTVERLAFIRHARQLGFSLPAIRDLLSLSDQPDRPCEAADAIAVEQLDQVEQRLRQLQALKQELSRMIAQCRGGSISECRIIEVLSDHSQCAAESHAAPGDRF
- the lspA gene encoding signal peptidase II → MLKRVSIVATIAAFALLVDQATKWLVLTKLAGQARVIEITNFLNIVVGFNTGVSFGMFGGIFEGRPLLLVLLTLGITLSILIWALKTHTAGERSALALIVGGSLGNVIDRWRQGAVTDFIDFHWGDWHWPTFNGADVFIVAGALMMFAQALRSERTEGQ
- a CDS encoding disulfide bond formation protein B; its protein translation is MTTPKDRPIGSIGWSCLFGAWLIALAATLGAVYIGEIFGLTPCQLCWYQRIAMFPLALILGVACLRNDAGVGCYALPLALAGGGVALWHSLLYVGWPPTSIEPCQAGVSCTGAGMTFMELPLPMLSLGAFLAISVLLLAGKRKSQ
- a CDS encoding DsbA family protein, whose amino-acid sequence is MITRRTLVLGVAAASLGGFAAAALLARRQQEQKSTPLSLPPGSSLVRDYSPVLGRKDTPVTVVEFFDPACEACRAFHPIVKRILGTYPQQVRVILRYATFHQGSDEVVSMLEAARLQDMFEAVLEAVLEAQPAWAAHDQPRLNIAWDAAARAGLDVDRARRERMLPGLVARLNQDAADVAALGIRQTPTFFINGKPLPSFGSEQLLEAVASEVQALG
- a CDS encoding SCO family protein, which encodes MRIFLWIMVALAGMGFIGLYAWRGAFQEEASQPALDTIRADYSLTSHTGETVTEDRYLGKWQLVFFGFTHCPDICPTTLAEVATVIDGLGDVARNVQPLFISVDPERDSPSAMAEYVTAFHPALVGLTGEPGAVAKAARAFSAYYEMQPERGAHDGYTMSHSSALYLLDPKGRFVRLFAYGTPAAEIIEDLKERL
- a CDS encoding copper chaperone PCu(A)C, giving the protein MKIVAKGLFIALALIVGLLYARPGTAETAQAGDITVETPWARASIGTSRPAAAYMMIRNEGSAADQLIGVESPLSGMAEVHKVEMKDGVVSMSSVSPLPIGPGETVTLAPGGLHVMLMKLRQPLEKGADFPLTLTFERAGKLTLDVPIHSVGAMAPEK
- a CDS encoding SCO family protein; protein product: MNKRRLLLGLAGLAALLAVTLFAGWWQVDGPGAITPRLPKAAGPPPLAQAAMTLTDHEGRRISPANWVGRPTLLFFGFTYCPDVCPTTLSDITGWLEVLGEDAQDMNVAFVTVDPERDTVETMSEYLDMFHPSIVGYTGTPDDIKKTADFFGVFYDKVKTEGGYTMNHTATVLLFDAAGNFQSTIDYHEAREIAVPKIKKVL